The Candidatus Methylomirabilota bacterium genome contains the following window.
ATCCGGTCGCTGAGGGCTTTGTGACGACGCTGGCGCGGCCGGGCGGGAACGTCACGGGACTGACGAATCTCGCCCCCGGTCTCACTCAGAAGTACGTCGAGCTGCTTCGAGAGGCAGTACCGTCGGCATCCCGCTTTGTCGTGGTCGCAAGTAATCCTGCCGGCCCGCCCCCCCAAGTCCGAGGCGAGCTAGAACGCGCCGCCAAGACGTTCGGGATCGTGTTGTCGATCAGTCCGGTCAGCGGACCACAAGACTTCGATGCAGTGCTGGCTCGCGCGAAGAGAGAGGGCGCGGCCGGGATCATCGTCGTTGGGGACTACCTAACGTTCCAGCACCGCAAGCGGTTCGTAGAAGCCGTGCTGAAATATCGGCTGCCCGGTATCTACTGGACGAGAGAGTACGTGGACGAGGGCGGCCTGCTGGCGTACTCCGCCGACATGACAGACCTGCGTCGCCGCGCGGCGACGTTCGTCGACAAAATTCTGAAGGGCGCCAAGCCGGCCGACCTGCCGGTCGAGCAACCCACCAAGTTCGAGTTGGTCATCAATCTGAAGACCGCCAAAACCCTCGGCCTTACCATCCCCCCTTCGCTGCTGGCGCGGGCGGATCAGGTGATCGAGTGATGGAACGGCGGGCATTCCTTTCGGGCGCTGCTGCGCTGCTTGCCGCGCCCCTCGCCGCCGAGGCGCAGCAATCCACGAAAAGCTACCGGATA
Protein-coding sequences here:
- a CDS encoding ABC transporter substrate-binding protein gives rise to the protein MYRVGLVSLGGDPVWWQPVLDAMRELGYVEGRNLSVWRAFAKGHPENLSRLVTELVRSGVDVVVTTAVRETKAVQQAAPSTPIVMLLVPDPVAEGFVTTLARPGGNVTGLTNLAPGLTQKYVELLREAVPSASRFVVVASNPAGPPPQVRGELERAAKTFGIVLSISPVSGPQDFDAVLARAKREGAAGIIVVGDYLTFQHRKRFVEAVLKYRLPGIYWTREYVDEGGLLAYSADMTDLRRRAATFVDKILKGAKPADLPVEQPTKFELVINLKTAKTLGLTIPPSLLARADQVIE